In Methanobacterium petrolearium, one genomic interval encodes:
- the moaC gene encoding cyclic pyranopterin monophosphate synthase MoaC: MEKKELTHLTSSGVRMVEVGDKPVVRRTAIAKGRIKLQKETIALIKEKGVKKGNVLTTAQIAAIQAVKTTPQMIPLCHSIPISGVEVEFEVEHEHVQVTVKVRSTGKTGVEMEAITGVSVALLTIWDMVKSVEKDENGQYPSTCISDIEVIKKEKETIY, encoded by the coding sequence ATGGAGAAAAAAGAGTTAACCCATCTCACCAGTAGTGGAGTGCGCATGGTGGAAGTGGGAGATAAACCTGTGGTCCGGCGAACTGCCATAGCCAAAGGCAGAATAAAACTCCAAAAGGAAACCATCGCACTTATCAAGGAAAAAGGAGTTAAAAAGGGCAACGTACTTACTACTGCCCAGATTGCAGCTATCCAGGCTGTGAAAACAACTCCCCAAATGATACCCCTCTGCCATTCTATACCAATAAGTGGGGTGGAAGTAGAATTTGAGGTTGAACATGAACACGTGCAAGTAACCGTCAAGGTGCGCAGCACAGGAAAAACAGGGGTTGAAATGGAAGCCATCACCGGAGTTAGTGTTGCCCTCTTAACCATTTGGGACATGGTTAAAAGTGTTGAAAAGGATGAAAATGGCCAGTATCCTTCTACCTGTATTTCTGATATCGAAGTTATAAAAAAAGAAAAGGAGACCATTTATTAG
- a CDS encoding glycosyltransferase, with protein MRVCILGQYPPHIGGVSSHTYLLSQELKKRGDEVYILTYPHSDIKDLDGIKVETAFAPNIKGLRGFFFFISSIFKLNSMVRHYNIEIIHSHFLLPPGLIGVLVGKITGIKTAVTAHGSDLLIQSKNLLLRRLIKYVLCNADYVLVVNNKLKEKACELGVDPENIHITPNAVNITKFNPENKELPSDIRMSPDKPVILFVGNLVFQKGVEYLLDAKKLMNCDAKLVIVGDGPLRRKLEKKVEENNISDVIFVGARRDIDKIMPSADLFVLPSISEGFPITILEALASGLPVVATNVGGISEVVDDSVGLIVKPSEPHELAMAMDKILENGELTNLMSVNARKHAMKYASFKIPY; from the coding sequence ATGCGAGTGTGCATATTAGGACAATATCCCCCCCATATAGGTGGTGTTTCATCCCACACATATCTTCTCTCCCAGGAACTGAAAAAAAGAGGAGATGAAGTTTACATATTAACCTATCCCCACTCTGATATCAAAGATTTAGATGGTATTAAGGTTGAAACTGCATTTGCACCCAACATTAAGGGATTAAGAGGGTTTTTTTTCTTCATATCCTCAATTTTCAAGTTGAACAGTATGGTTCGTCATTACAACATTGAGATCATACATTCCCATTTTCTCCTCCCACCCGGACTTATAGGAGTATTGGTGGGTAAAATTACTGGTATAAAAACTGCAGTCACTGCCCATGGTTCTGATCTTCTCATACAATCCAAAAACCTACTTTTAAGACGTTTAATCAAGTATGTTTTATGTAATGCAGATTATGTGCTAGTAGTCAATAATAAACTAAAAGAAAAGGCTTGTGAACTTGGTGTTGACCCTGAAAATATACATATAACCCCCAATGCAGTTAACATAACAAAATTCAACCCTGAAAACAAGGAACTTCCTTCAGATATCAGGATGAGTCCTGATAAACCAGTTATCCTTTTTGTGGGTAACCTGGTTTTCCAAAAGGGGGTGGAGTATCTTCTAGATGCAAAAAAACTTATGAATTGTGATGCAAAGTTGGTGATTGTTGGTGATGGCCCCTTGCGCAGGAAACTGGAGAAAAAGGTAGAGGAGAATAATATTTCAGATGTGATCTTTGTTGGAGCCCGCAGGGATATTGATAAGATCATGCCATCTGCAGACCTGTTTGTTCTTCCCAGCATTTCAGAAGGATTTCCAATAACCATACTGGAAGCCCTGGCATCCGGTTTACCAGTTGTGGCTACTAATGTGGGAGGGATCAGTGAAGTGGTGGATGATAGTGTGGGTTTAATTGTTAAACCATCAGAACCTCATGAACTGGCTATGGCAATGGATAAAATTTTGGAAAACGGAGAATTAACGAATTTAATGTCAGTTAATGCTCGTAAACATGCCATGAAATATGCTTCCTTTAAAATACCCTACTAA